The sequence TTGGGCTCGCCAGAGGGCTGGCCGCGGCGCACCGGCGCGGCATCCTCCACCGGGACATCAAGCCCGCCAATGCCATCCTGTCCGAGGACGGCGAGGTGAAGCTGCTCGACTTCGGACTCGCGGAGTCCGCGTTCGCGGAGGAGGCGCTTCCTGCCTCGGCGGCGGGCGCGGACGTTCCGACTTCGCCGGGGCCGAGCCCCAAAGACACTCGGCCGATGCCTGGGCCACGGCCCGTGGATACCCAGCCCCTCCCCGTGCCGGATGTCACGGATGCTGTGTCCTCGCCGGGCCCTCGTCCCACGGACACCCGGCCGCTCTCCGTCATGCAGGGGCGCGATACCGGCCCACGTCTCGGCACCGAAGCAAGCGACGCCCCGTCGCCGCACGCCGATGAGGCCCGCCAGGATTTCGTTCCAGGCACGCCGCTCTATCTCGCGCCCGAGCTGTGGCGCGGTGAGCCCGCCAGCCGGGCCAGCGACGTCTATGCGCTGGGCGTCCTCCTCTACGAACTGTGCGCGGGCCACGCGCCCCATGAGGGCGTACCGTTGGAGCAGCTCGGGGCCGCGATACAGGAGCGCCCCCCGCTCCCCCTCGCCGAGCGTGCACCCGGAGCGTCGCCAGCCTTCGCCGCCATCGTGGACCGATGCGTCGACGCGGACCCGGCCCGGCGCTACGAGTCGGGTGACGCACTTCGGGAAGCACTCGAAGCGCTGAGCACGCCCACGCGCGCCAGTGCCATCCCCGCTGGCAATCCCTACCTGGGCCTGCGGGCCTTCGGTGCCGCGCACCGGAGCGTCTTCTTCGGCCGCGAACCCGAGCTGCGAGAGGTCCTGGACCGGCTGCGCGGCGACACCTTCGTCCTGCTGGCGGGCGACTCCGGCGTGGGCAAATCCTCGCTGTGCCGGGCAGGCATTCTCCCTGCTGTCAGCCAGAGCGGCCTGGAGGATGGCGGGCCCGCATGGGCAGTCATCTCCGGGACACCCGGGCGCCGTCCGCTGGAGACATGGGTGGAGCTGCTGGCCCCCGTGGTCGGAGAGAGCGCGGATGCCTTGCGCGCACGCCTCGCCGCCGAGGAGCCCGGCGTCCTGGCCCGAGCCCTGCGCCGCCGGCCCACGAACGCGCCTCCCCTGCTCCTCTTCATCGACCAGCTCGAGGAGCTCGTCACCTTCTCGGAGCCCACGCAGGCGGCCCGGCTCGCCGAGGAACTGGCCCTGGTGCTGCGCCGCTCGCCCCGCTTCCGCCTCCTCGCCACCGCTCGCAGCGACTGCCTCACACGGCTGGTGGCCCTCCCGGGTCTGGGTGATGAACTGCCGCGCGCGCTCCACCTGCTGCGCGCCCTCTCCGAACACGGGCTGCGAGAAGCCGTGGCGGGCCCCCTCCGCGTGCTGGGCATGCGCTTCGAAAGCCCCGCCATGGTGGACGCCCTGGTCGCCTCCGCGGCCCGGGCAGAGGGAGGACTGCCGCTGCTCCAGTTCGCGCTGGAGGCACTCTGGGAGGCACGCGATTCCCAGCGCCAGCTCATCCCCGCCGCCGCACTGGAGGCCCTGGGCGGCGTGGAAGGCGCGCTGGCCCGTCACGCGGACGCCGTGGTCGCCCGTCTCCGGCCCGAGCAACGGCCTCGCGCCCGGGCAATGCTCCTGGAGTTGGTGACGCCCGAGGGCACGCGCCTGCGCCGCACCCAGGAGGAGCTGCTGCGGGGCCCCGACGACGACGCCGGACGCGCGGTGCTGGACGGACTGGTGCGCGGCCGGTTGCTCACCGCGGGCGAGGCGGAGGACGGAGACGGCGTGTACACGCTGGCCCACGAGAGCCTCGTCACCGGCTGGGACACCCTGCGCGGGTGGTTGGGGCAGGACGAGCAACGCCGCGCCGTGCGCATGCGCCTGGAGCGCGCCGCCGCGGAGTGGGAGCGGCTGGGCCAGCCGCCCGAGCTGCTCTACGGCGAGCGGCAGCTCACCGAGAGCCGCGCCGCGGGCCTTTCCCATGTCGAGAAACCCCGGGAGCGAGACTTCCTCTCCCGCTCACGAAGGGCCGTGCGTCGACGTCGGGCGACGCGCTGGCTGGCCGTGGCCCTGGTGCCCCTGGTGCTGGGAGGCGTGGTGGGCGTCACTCGCGTGCAGGCCCGGGCGCACCTGGATGCCCGCATCAACCGCCACCTGGACGAGGCCCAGGCGCAGCAGGTCGCGTTGGACATGCACCGCGCCGAGCTGGACCAACTGAGCGCCGAAGCCTTCACCCTGTTCGACACGCCGGGCCCTCAGAACCGCGAAGCGGCCGAAGCCGTGTGGAGCCGCGCCCAACAGACCCGGCAGGCGGTGGAGGAGACCGCGCTGCGCGCCATGTCGGAGCTGGAGGCCGCCTGGGGTCTGGCGCCCGGAAACCCTCGGGTGAGCCCGCTCATGGCCAACTTGTTGGTAACGCGCGTGGAGTTCGCCGAACAGGAACGCCAACCCGAGCAGCGCGCGCAGTGGCTCGCGCGGCTCGGGGCCCATGACCCCATGGGCGAGCTGCGCCGGGGGCTGACGGCACCGGCACGGCTGACGCTCACCAGCGAGCCCGCGGGCGCT is a genomic window of Myxococcus virescens containing:
- a CDS encoding protein kinase domain-containing protein: MKSSSGRLDPPAEFEEYRLLRPLGHGAMGQVFLAQDTLLDRQVAVKFIATAQGRLPDAAARARFFQEARAIARLQHPNVVAIHRVGEVRGQPYLVSELIRGEPLDRLQRPVDAQRALALGLGLARGLAAAHRRGILHRDIKPANAILSEDGEVKLLDFGLAESAFAEEALPASAAGADVPTSPGPSPKDTRPMPGPRPVDTQPLPVPDVTDAVSSPGPRPTDTRPLSVMQGRDTGPRLGTEASDAPSPHADEARQDFVPGTPLYLAPELWRGEPASRASDVYALGVLLYELCAGHAPHEGVPLEQLGAAIQERPPLPLAERAPGASPAFAAIVDRCVDADPARRYESGDALREALEALSTPTRASAIPAGNPYLGLRAFGAAHRSVFFGREPELREVLDRLRGDTFVLLAGDSGVGKSSLCRAGILPAVSQSGLEDGGPAWAVISGTPGRRPLETWVELLAPVVGESADALRARLAAEEPGVLARALRRRPTNAPPLLLFIDQLEELVTFSEPTQAARLAEELALVLRRSPRFRLLATARSDCLTRLVALPGLGDELPRALHLLRALSEHGLREAVAGPLRVLGMRFESPAMVDALVASAARAEGGLPLLQFALEALWEARDSQRQLIPAAALEALGGVEGALARHADAVVARLRPEQRPRARAMLLELVTPEGTRLRRTQEELLRGPDDDAGRAVLDGLVRGRLLTAGEAEDGDGVYTLAHESLVTGWDTLRGWLGQDEQRRAVRMRLERAAAEWERLGQPPELLYGERQLTESRAAGLSHVEKPRERDFLSRSRRAVRRRRATRWLAVALVPLVLGGVVGVTRVQARAHLDARINRHLDEAQAQQVALDMHRAELDQLSAEAFTLFDTPGPQNREAAEAVWSRAQQTRQAVEETALRAMSELEAAWGLAPGNPRVSPLMANLLVTRVEFAEQERQPEQRAQWLARLGAHDPMGELRRGLTAPARLTLTSEPAGARVRLLEPTPEGEPVPGRDLGQTPLHEEALPAGSHLLVLEAPGRFPVRVPVLLASGERLALDVPLPAAESVPEGFVHIPAGRFLQGASESEYLRRAFFFAPPLHRVDTDAYLIARHEVTFAQYIAFLETLPPEERAARMPGSRRRLTVVDLAHEPDGRWRLTLRPASASYSVRDGERLRYGKRDRRQEQDWLRFPVSAVSFDDALAYVAWLDRTGQVPGARMCTEREWERAARGADGRRYPAGDWLAPDDANHDATYGREPWGFGPDEVGSHPRSRSPFGVDDLVGNVWEWTRSDVDPEKPSAQGGSWYQSDLTAHTANRDRVERTQREALIGFRVCATPRP